ACTGTGTGTCGTCTGAGCGAGCATGAGAAGGTCGATGCGGCGGTGGTGGCTATGGAAGGTGATGCTCTCAAATGGTATCAATGGGAGAACGGGCGAAATCCGGTGTCATCGTGGCTGGACTTTAAGGCGCGGATATTGCACCAGTTCCGACCGCTTAACGCCGGTTCCTTGCACGAACAATGGCTGGCGACAACACAAACCTCCACCGTTCTTGAGTACCGACGATTTTTTATAGAGATGGCTTCCCCTTTAACTGACATCCCTGAAAGTCTGTTAATGGGCCAGTTCATAAATTGAAGGAAGAGATTAAGGCTGAAGTTAGGTTATTGAACCCGCTCGATTTGGAGCAAACCATGGAGGTCGCAGTAAGGGTCGAAGAGCGAAACCGGGTTAGTGGGATTAATCGCGGTGGGGAGTGGGACAGAACCGAACCGACGCGTTTTCAATATATGGTCGCGGGTAGGGATGCTAATGAGCCGAGTCGAGCTCGAGTTTGGCTAAGCTCGAGTTCGAACTCGAAAACTCTTAGTCAAACTCGACTCGACTCGAAAACTCGCGAgcttaaaattttcaaactcgACTCGAACTCGAAAACTAAACCCGAGCTCGAACTCGACTCGAAATCGGCTCGAAATCAGCTCAAAAACTCAAAGCCGAGCTCAAAAACGAAACTCAAGCTCGAACTCGGCTTGAACTCGACTCGAAGTCGGCTAAAAAACACAAGCACTCGAGCTAAAACTTGACTCGTAATCGACTTGAAAACCCAAAATTGAGCTTAAATTCAACTTAAATCAAATTTAAATCTTATAAAAAGTAAGTTTATACCCCAAATCAATATATCCATTAGCCCAAATGAAAGCCCAATGGAAGTGATTTGTACACTTTCATACTCAAAGAGTAATACTTATAACCCTTTTCCCCTTTCCTCCCTCACTTATTtaccaatgtgggacaaagTTAATATAACATTTTCTTCTTTCCTCCCTCACTTGTTTACCCATGTGGGACAAAATGAATATActtatttccttctttcctcccttATTTATGTACCAACGTTGGAGTAACGGTAGAAGACATTTTGACTGCCAAATAGTGTAATCCATATGGAcgaattagattttttttttgtccttaaTAACTTATTCATCCATtttaggaagaaaaaaaatatttttattaaagaattaaaaaacataaaatgatgaataaaaatgataaaataaaacatttatatttttataacagttttattatgtatatataattCGAGCTTCTCGAGCTTTTCGAGTCGAGTATCAAGTTGCTCGACTCGACTCGTTAAATTTTCGAGTCGATCTCGAGCTCGAGTCGAGCTGATTCGAGTCGAGTTTTgaccgagctttgaccgagtCGGGTTCGAGTAGCTCGCGAGTTCGTGGAGCTCATAAGCACCCCTAGTCGCGGGTCAAGTACTAGCGGATCCTATGCATCCGGATCCAACCCTGATCTAAACTCcaacacacaaaaaaacaaTGTAGGCCCAATCAGTCCAACCCACTTGCTTACAACAAAGGCATGGCCACTAACTCTTTCGGCTCACAAGCTTCAGTCAATTACAACTACTCATCTTCCTCTTCTCGACCTTCTGGAGGTTTCAAGCGGTTGACTGAAAAGGAGCTTCCTCTTCTCGACCTTCTGGAGGTTTCAAGCGGTTGACCGAAAAGGAGCTTCAAGAGAAAAAGGCAAAGGGCCTTTGTTTTAAATGTGACGGCAAGTGGGAGATTGGCCACCGTTGCCGCCGGAAGGAGCTCAGTGTCATCCTGGTTGACAAACGAGAAATCAGCGAGTGGAAGAACGAGCTTGGGGAGGACGAACCAGTGGAGGCAGCCGAGGAATTGGCGACGGAGGTAATGTTAAATTCAGTGGTCGGGTTGTCTAGCCCTAAAACAATGAAGCTTTTGGGTCTGATCGGAGGTTGAGAGGTGGTGGTTATGATAGATCCCGGCGCAACCCATAATTTCATTTCTTTGAAAACGGTCGAGGAGTTAGGGTTACCAGTGAAGGAGTCGGGGGGGTTTCGGGGTGTCATTAGGCAACAGAGAATCGATAAAGGGGACCGGCGTGTGCGAAGGGGTGGTTGTAGCACTCAATAAGGAGGTGATTGTGAGAGAATTTTCTTCCACTCAACTTGGGAAATtcagacttgattttgcgtattGAATGGTTGGAGAAGCTGGGCACAGTGAGCAATAACTGGAAATCACAGGTAATGCAATTTCAATCCGAAGGTCGCACAATTACGCTGAGAGGAGACCCGTCCCTCTCTCGTACCCGAATCTCATTAAAAGCAATAATAAGAACCATTAGGAAGGAAGGTGGGGGAGTGCTACTGGAGTTGAATGTGATCAAAGGTGACAGTGGGGTGAGTGGCAGTACAGGGAAGGCTGTGACAGGAGAGTGGAAAGAGTTAATCAAGGAGTATGAATCGGTGTTTAATATGCCTATGGGGCTGCCTCCCCAACGCAACAGGGAGCACGCTATTGTGTTAAAGGAGGGGAGCACTCCGGTTGGAGTTCGCCCATACCGCTACCCGCAATTCCAGAAAGATGAAATTGAGAGGCTAATCAAAGAGATTTTAATGGCAGGCATCATCAAACCCTTCACCAGTCCTTTTTCTAGCCCCGTATTGTTAGTCAAGAAGAAAAATGGGTCGTGGCGGTTTTGTGTGGATTATCGAGCCCTAAACCGAGAGACCATTCCCGACAAGTACCTTATTCCCATCATCGACGAGTTATTAGATGAGCTACACGGAGCTACGGTGTTCTCCAAGCTGGACCTAAAATCCGGCTACCACCAAATTCGAGTGAAAGCAGACGGATCGTGATAGAATCTTCTTAAGCATTTTCTTGAAAGAATTATTTCGCTTGCAGGGAACTGCACTCAAGCGCAGCACCGCGTACCACCCACAAACGGATGGCCAATCCGAGGTGGTGAACAAAAGGCTGGAGTCCTACCTGAGGTGTTTTGCCTCGGAACAACCTAGGGGATGGGCTAAATGGCTTGCGTGGGCCGAACTGTCTTACAATACAGCCCCTCATAGTGCCACCAAAGTCAGCCCATTCAAGGTGGTATACGGCAGGGAACAACCCCCTATAATCAGATTCAGCCAAGGGGACACTACCGTGGGAAGCATTGAAGAGATCTTACAAGAGAGAGACCTAATGTTGGAAGAGTTGAGGGTGACTCTGATTAGATCACAACAGCATATGAAGGAAGTGGAAATCCGGAAGAGAAGGGAGGTCAACTTTGAAGAAGGTGACATGGTTTATCTCAAACTCCAACCTTATCGCCAAAAGTCCTTAGCAAGGAGGCCGTTTGAGAAGCTTGCAGCTAGGTTTTATGGGCCTTTCAAAGTCCTTCGCAAAGTGGGTAAAGTCGCTTACAAGCTGCAGCTACCAGCTGAGTGCAAATTGCATCCTTTTTTTCATGTCTCTCAATTAAAGCTTGCCTTGGGCACCAATTTCACCCCCCTGAGTGTCCCTGCACAACTGACCCCAGACCTTGAGATGGCCGTGGAACCAGAAGAATTGAAGGCAGTGAGGACTATCTCTAAGCAAGGTGAGGAAGTCTTGGAAGTTCTGTTGAAGTGGAAGGGGCTGTCAGATTTTGAAGCCACGTGGGAGGAAGCTCGTATGATCACACTGCGTTTCCATCCttccaccttgaggacaagTTTGGGAGGGAGTATTGCAACACACCCACCACCTGCACCTGTGCTCTGTACATACGTAAGGAGACAAGCCAAGCAGGGTATCAAGGAAACAGAAGCTGCAGCAACAACTGAACGGGCAGAGGCAAGGAACCACCTTCCTTAGTGGAGAGCAACGATCTTATTCATTAAGGCATTTGTCTTATACTAGCCACTTTTGTCTGGTTTACTTTATCTTAATTGTTTTTGTCCTACGTTAAGCTGGTGTAGATAAAAGGAAagggaggaaggagagagaactATCTTGAGAGTGTTTTTTTGGTGGAACTGGGGGAGTTGAGATCTCTCGAACGTCTTGTAATGAATCAAGTGTAAGGGAAGGGCATAATAGGTAGTGAGTAATATTAGGTAGAAGACAAATTAAATAGATGTAGTAGAATGGTTATAAATAAGGGCACATTAGGTTAGGAGAGGTATGTTAAGAATTTGGTAAAGCTTAGGCTTTGGAGAGTGGTGACCTCAAGTCCCTAAACCTAGAGATTGGTGGCCTCAAGTCACTACCTTTTGTATCCCCTTGTGTGTTCATCATCTACCAAGCAACTTAATATAATTTCTGCCATTATTTTTATGCTCAAAAATATCAGTTCATCACACGTCTCTTAAGAATTCTGGTTGTAAAGCTTTATGCTCTAtcttaaattaaatatacaaaCCTCTCTATAATCTATAAGTTAGCTGTGTCTGTATTATTATTTGAGCAAGGAAAAGTGAGTTTCTTGCACCTTGCGACGAATGAGGATGGTTCCCCATTTCATATGAGAGACACCAGGAGTATGATGCTGATTAAATTACGGCAGACAGAGCAGATGTTGAAGTGTTTTTGGCATCTTCACTGATGATAGTGTAGTTCTTGATAGAATGAGAGGAccattgtatatatatatatatatatatgaatgaGAGGATTACCGGTAGAACGACCGAGCAAGGCGCTCTGGAAAGAGTATCATGGCATTACCACTTTTGTTGTTTCtaatttttgtatattttaaGCTGGATGGAATATGTAGTTGGATGCTAATACAAGATAGTATACGTTGATATGGAACCTTTCTAGTTTATCAAGGGGTTAGTGAGATTCTTTTCGTTATTGCTTGATACTCGTGTCTTGTGATTTGTTTAAATGCAATTAGGTGTAATGAGTCTAATGACCTTGGGATTGATTATTGATAGAAACATGATGGTGTTTTCAATAAGCGATTGCAAAACAAGTGATGTACTGGGTCTCGGGAAAATGGGTAATTAGATGAACAGATAAATGCTTTTTCATCGGTTTTGCCAAGAAAGTTGGACGCCATGGTGACTTTTGTGGTGTTAAAATTTATGAAGGTCGATGACTCAGCAAGAGAAACATCATCTTCAAAAGCTTATTGAGAAACTTCCAGCAAGGAATCTCGACCGAATTGTGGAAATCGTCCAGTGTGGCAAGTCGTCAGATATTGATGAAATTTGTGTTAATCTTGAAGAACAGGTAATCTGGGTTGGTTATTGGATCTACTATTGCAGAATTTGAATGATACATTAATTGTCTGTTTGTAATGCAGGAAAACGTTACTCTTTGGAGACTTTATTTTTACATGAAAGCTGTTGAAAATGCCAGAAAGGTGTCAGCATAGCTTCCTTTCGGAAAATGGGTGCCAAGTTGACGGTTTGTTTGTTAAGTGAATTGCGTCCCATTTATGTTAAAATAAATTGTGTTTATGGGGTTTTAATGCAGAAAACGACGATCCTATAATTAAGCCACAACTAGTCAAAAGGTTACTTTCACCTCGATTTCATTCGTTAAGCAAAATGGGTTACACAAAACATATTAGAGACCTGTTATAAAAAAATGGATTGTTGTATTTAACACAAGCGACCTGTTATATGAGCAGAATTCCAATATTAGagaaacatttaataaatctaattttgttataaatatattgCATAAAAATGAATTCTGTTAATGACCCAtatataatattattaataatgtAAGTAATATTATTTCAAGATGGTAGTAATTGGGGTTGAATAAGaagggcctcgaaatgaggttaaTATGAGAATACGAAATACATGTTCCTTTGGCAAATGAAAAGAATGATTCGTTGTTCCTACTTATATTGCTTCTATTATAATTAATATATACAAATCAAGAAATGATAAgtgtaaaattaattataatgaaGTAGACGATCCTAATTAGCCAAATGAAATTACTCACATGATTTATAAATGGTAATATGATCAATAAAAGAAAGCAGCTGCAACAGCAATAAGACCAGCAACAGGTGATAAGTTAAGGGTGAAGGCAGCATTCTTCTTAGGAGGTGGAGTTAGAGCATCAGCTGGTGTTGATTCAGTTGATGCTGGAGCATCTGATGATGGCCCAGAAGCAGGTCCTTCAGAAGGGGAGCTACTTGGTGGTGAGTCATTCAAATCATCAGAACTAGGACTTTCTGATGATGTAGGAGATTCAGAAGTTGAACTTTTTGGGCTAACAGAAGGTGAAATTGATGGAATTGCATGATTAGTTGTTGGTGATGCAGCTTTAGGTGCTAAAACagatgatgataatgatggtgatgatgatgatgatgatgatgatgatgtagggGCTTTCTCCATagttgttgttgatgatgtaGGGGCTTTCTCCATAGTTGCTGAAGATGTATTTGGAGTCTCAGCCTTATGTGATGGTATTGGTGATGGAGTTGGTCCTTCTGCCATAACCACAATAACCATGGAAACAAACACCACACCTACAATAACTAATGCACCACGATCCATCACTATAATCTTTAATTAATTTCTTCTAGCTTGATTCTTTAGATAATGCAGTATGtctgttttgtttttatttttagtttagaCAACTGCAAAAACAAAGAATGAATGTGGTGATGGAGGCAAATCAGAT
This genomic stretch from Spinacia oleracea cultivar Varoflay chromosome 3, BTI_SOV_V1, whole genome shotgun sequence harbors:
- the LOC110783838 gene encoding cell wall integrity and stress response component 1 yields the protein MDRGALVIVGVVFVSMVIVVMAEGPTPSPIPSHKAETPNTSSATMEKAPTSSTTTMEKAPTSSSSSSSSSPSLSSSVLAPKAASPTTNHAIPSISPSVSPKSSTSESPTSSESPSSDDLNDSPPSSSPSEGPASGPSSDAPASTESTPADALTPPPKKNAAFTLNLSPVAGLIAVAAAFFY